Within the Miscanthus floridulus cultivar M001 chromosome 2, ASM1932011v1, whole genome shotgun sequence genome, the region ATCATGGAAAACAGCAATAACAACGCCACCAGATTCCGGTCCCATCCGGGGATCTTGCTTCGCGCCTTCGCCTCAAACTACGGCCAAACGCGGCAAACCTGCGTGTCATCTTCGGTTCTTCCTTCCACCGTTCGCATTCACAGCAAACTGTCCAGCAGGCTGTGACCGAAACGTAGAATTTCTTCTTGTGCTCATCTCTCCAAGCGCCCAAGCGACACAGCTAGCCTAGAAAATATAATCTGCTGATCCGGCCAAAAGGCCGGCTCGCCCGGAACGCGTGAGACTGGCAAGAGGCGGATTTGGTTGTTGAACAGCTAGGCCAAAATGCGGCAGCTGCTGGATCCCTTGTTAGGTGCACCGATCGAAGATGGATGGGGGGCGTTGGGGCTGTTGGGTTTGACTGGCATGGCACCACAGCTACGATTATTTCGCAACCACCAGTGTCGACATCCGGATTACCGGAAGGTGCAACCACACGCATGCATGAACCAAATCCGTGGACCCAAAGGGCATGCCATGATCTTGAATCTCAGCTGAGCTGGTATCAAACCTACTACCATCGGACACTGAGCATGGAGTTAGGCCCTCAGATTCATGCTCATGCTCTCCTCCTTTTTATTTTCGATAATGCTCTAGTCCGAGCGTCCGACGCTCAAAAATACCATACAAACTCTAGGCTATCCcacagacaacaacaatcactcATTTCTAATTAATTCTTATCCCCTCATTCTTAGCCTTCACCAACACCGCGCTCATGCTCTGCCTCTTTCTTCAAAATCGCATCCGCCTGCTCCACTCTAGCCCGCCGCACGCCCTTCCCCCACCGCGCCACACCCCATCGCCGGCCACGCCCGCGCCCCATTCCCTGCCACGCCCACTCCACCTCGTGCCGTCGCAGCCATGGTGTCACCTGGCCACCACCAACCTAATGCCACCAGTAGGAGGTCGTCATCGTCTCCTACGGCCAGCCGAAGACACCACGGCAGGAAGGAAAGTCCTGTAGCGAAGGTGTATGCTGGGTCGTTGTTCTCGACGTCCCCCCTGACCCGAACTTATGTTGGCTACAGCAGTCCTCTACTATGTAGGCCGTGGCCACACGGACGAAcgttgtgtttcaagtgtttcagactttTGTTTGAAGTGTTTCATATAGGTGTTGCAAAAATAAATCtcgaatgttgcatatgctgtAATGACAaaatacgcatgttgcaagctaCGTTAAGTGTTTCAGGTTtttcagacgtacgttgcaaatgtttcatctagatgttttaaaagtagatcttgatattgcacatgttgcaatagctACACATGCATATTTCAGACttatgttttaagtattttatttGTCTTCAGACACATATTGCAAATATTTAATCTGAATATTTTAAAAGTAAATTTAGTGTTACGCATATTGCAATGACACATATGGCTAGCCACCACCTTCTCCTTGTCCGCGAACTCGCTGACCAACGCCACGGTGCGTCCTGTCGTGGTCACCAGCAGCTCTGACGCCTTACCTACTGGGACGACACAGTCGAGGGAGATGGCAACACGGGTGCGGGGAGCGGAGAGGGCGCAGGCAAGGAAGCGGAGGGAACGCGGGCGTCGCAGAGCAGCAGGCACCGGCGATTCGCTAGCCATACCGTTTTATTTTTTGGACAACATTTTGTAAGAGGAGGGTCCAGAATTGGTGTTTGGTTTTGGGCCATCCCAGAAAATTCAAGCCCAAAATGGACTATCCGGCCTGGCCTTCGTTCGGCCCTTTCAGGCTGTAAATGGGCTCAGGCTCACCTCTTCTTTGCACAGAGAAAACGAAGGGTCCAGAACGATTACCGACCACGGTAGCAAGCAGCACAATGCATCGGCAGCAGAGCCACTGTAGCACGCGTCGGCCTCCGGTGCGAAGCGGCGCGCCGGTCACGTACGTGTCACTGGTTTCTGTCTCCCTACATGAATCCCACGTGTCCGTCCTTTCGGAGGTACGTGTCCCGCTCTCATTTCTCAGGACAGGGTATTTATCTACACTGCGTTAGTTCACTAGTGTGCTGCGACGCTTCAAACCCAGTAACACGATCTAGTAGCTCAGAGACCAGGCGAAACAAACACTACTGCGTTTCGAGAGAAGCCGAgactagagagagagaggctaCACCGAGTCACCGACCGACCGCCATGGCATCGAGGCAGAACACGCGTGAGGCGCGCGCCGAGGCCGACGCGCGGCGCGCCGTGGAGGAGCTGGCGCGGGCGCGTGACGAGCACCTCGAGAAGGCGGAGTTGAACGCCCGCTCGGCCGCGGACGAGATCGCGCGCTCGCGCGCCgaccgcggcggcgccggcgccggtggcGGTGGCATCCTGGAGAGCGTGCAGGAGGGCGCCAGGTCCTTCGCTAGCGCCGTGGGCCGCACCTTCGGCGGCGCCAAGGATTCGGCGGTGGACAAGACGGCGCAGCCTACGGGCGAGAAGCACGGCGAGTACAAGGACTACACCGCCGAGAAGGCCCGGGAGACCAAGGACAGCGTCGCGCAGAAGACAAGCGAGACGGCGGAGGCGACCAAGAACAAGCTGGGCGAGTACAAGGACAGCGCCGTGGAGAAGGCGAGGGAGACCAAGGACGCGGTGGCGCAGAAGACTAGCGAGAACGCGGAGGCGACCAAGAACAAGCTCGGGGAGTACAAGGACGCGGCGGCCGGGAAGGCGCGGGAGGCCGTGGACACCACCGCCGAGAAGGCGAGGCAGGCGAAGGACGCCACCAAGCAGAAGGCCCAGGAGACGATGGGCGCCACCGCCGAAAAGGCGAGGGAGGCCAAGGACGTGACCAGGCAGAAGGCGGGCGAGTACACCGAGGCTGGCAGGGAGGCCGCGCAGGAGGCCAGGGACAGGACCCGGGCCACAGCGCAGACCGCCGCCGACAAGGCAAGGGAGACGGCCAGCACTCACGACACCGATAAGTATGTCCTGCCGTATAGCAACAGTTAATCTCGAGTGATCGAATGATTGTTGATCGTGTGGTTTAAATGCACGCAGGGGGCAGGGACAAGGTCTGCTGGGGGCGCTGGGGAACGTGACGGGCGCGATCAAGGAGAAGCTGACGCTGGGCCaaggccagcagcagcagcaagtcgATGTCCGGCTGGGCGGCGAGGACGAGCGCGCGGCGAAGGAGTGCGCGGCTGAGAAGGCGGCGTCGGTGTACTTCGAGGAGAAGGACCGGCTGATGCGGCAGCGCGCGGAGGAGCGGGTGGACCAGTGCGTGGAGAAGTGCGTGGAGGGGTGCGCCGGCTCGTCCTGCGTGCACCGCCAGGGGAAGATGTGATGGCGTGGCGCGCGCCCGCCGCTACGTGCCGCGCCTTCGTGTGCCGTCCCTGCATGCGCGTTAGGCGACAATAAACTGTTACACTAGTAGCCTTCCGTGATGTTTTACTTCTGTGCCCTTTTGCTGTTATGGCTATGTTTATTTTCGCTCCTGTAAGTTACTGAGCACTTTGGTACTTACGGTCTCTAACAACCAAAGACTTAAAATACAAGATCTATTCATCCTTTAGATAACCTTATAAGTAAATGGTTTAATATCTATTTTTGATCTTCTCGGTCTTCTCTAATGTCTCTTCAGAAGATAGCATACTTAGATTTGGATTATATATCTGTCGACACCTAAAATGGATCTCTAGGAGAGATTTGAGTTATGTCTCTTCTGGAGAAAGATTTGAGTTATGTCTCTTCTGACATCTAAATAGGTTTTcagagagaggatactcagatttgggttatgcctctTCTGGCTCCTGGCACCTAAAATGAGTTTTCTATAGGTACTCTGTTTGAGgctataggtactctgttggaggcgcAGACTATATGTATTGTGTTGAAGACTCATTTTAAGTTTGAGTTCCGTAATAGGTCTCCTATTGGAGACAATCTAAAACTGCCTCCAACAACCGCAacctaaaatacaagacctaTTCGTCCTTTGAGTAGTGCTACATGCAAACGGTTTAATACttattttttgtcttctccaacgATAAGACATAAAAGACAACTATTTCTATAAATGGAtcttcaggagagaggatactcagatttaggtTATGCCTGTCCTAACACCTAAAATAGATCTTCTATATAGGCACTCTGTTAGATGCTATAGGTATTATGTTAAAGAcctattttaaatttgaattacGTAATAGGTCTCCTGTCGAAGATAGCCTAAGACACCGTTTGGATGGGAACACCTTTTGTAATGTAGCAGTGACTCGTTTTTCTCTTACCTCTGCTCACCTCTACAAATAAAACTGCATGTAAGTCAAGAGTGAAATGCACTACGCATCCGTGGGTGTTATATAGGTCTCCAAATTTCAGAATGGTATTTTTAGTTCTAAAGTTAAGTTCAGGTCTTATCAAGGTCTAAACGGGCGTCCTAAGTCTAAACGGGCGAAAGTTGTCTTTAGATGCAAGCAGGCATCCTAAAGTTGTCTATGAGTGCGGGGTTAATAAGATCCAAAAAAAGGTTTATCGATCCTAAGGATACAAATCCATAATagacatataaaaattattataTGCCAAGTAACATTAAAAGTAAGGGGTTTCGAAGATGGAATGTCTAATGTTTTTTTACTTGGAGAATTAATAAGACTATTGGGAGCGGAACGAGAGCAGGGCGAGCTTTAAATGAATCGATCTATTATCGGACAATCTTATTAGGAATAACAAGGGCTTCTCTGAAGCAAGTTTTCAAAGCGGAACGACGAGTTTAGAAGGCACGTTCTTGAAAGAGCAGGCTGACTATGAAACTCACATAAGGCTCACGATCGGGTGCATTGTTGACTCAAGGGCAGTTTCATACCCATTCTATCCGGGCCTAAATGCTGGAGTTCCTGAATGAATTCTACTTTCTTAGAAGGCTTCCTATATACTTAACACATTGACATCTAAGGCTATAGTGCTGCTTCTAGTGATTTGCAGGGTGCCTCCCGTGGGCATGCCTGCTACGCTCTGGATAACTTACAAGATAAGTTTATACGTGCCACCTATCATTTGATACTGCCTGATCAAGTCTTTGGATCAAGTATGTTTAGAAAAAAGAATATGCATATGAAATAAAGTAAGAGGATGCACGAAAGCTGTTACGCTAACACGCATCCTCGGTATCTAAAAGCTACCGTCAAAGAGGGGATTGCCATAGCTACCGTTACTGAACTCTGATCAAACTAAAACGAAAAGCTTGGTCTCATCCAGATTTAAATGGGCGCTTACTTGACCGGTTAGGGTATTATTTAGGTCTAAACGGGCGCTTATCTGACCCAGTTTCAAAATAGTATTTTTAGGTCTCTAAGTTAGTACGGTCTTATCCAGGTCCAAACGGGCGCTTACTCGACTGGTTAGGTGACGAGGCATGCTAACTTAGCGCTTATAGGACCTGACAGATGGGGCCCATATGATAGCTGTAAggctcaatttttttttaaaaaaatcgtaATACGACCTCTGACTAGTCCGTCATCGGTTCTTAAACTTGTACCCTTCCGGTCCCTAAACTTACTAAATGATCATCTAGATACCTAAACAATATCTGGGTCTCATTGTTATCCTATTGAACCTCAGTGCAATCCTCAAGCTTGTTTACCTGTGTGGTTCAAGTCCCAAACTATCAAAACGCTCCCAATAATAGACCCTGAGCGCAATGGTGTCCACGTGGCGTGCCCCCTCGACGCCGAGCTCCTGTGTGGCCGGTCGCTTTCCGCCACTTCCGCAACGGCCATGCATGGGGAGTCGGCCAACTGCAACGGGGGCAAGGGATGATCATATTGAGTTCCATATTAAATATGTCGCTCAAGCTAATGTTTTATGAAGGCACATCGCCCAGACATTCGGCACCAGCAGCGCGTCCGGACGCAGCTCAGCTAACCGAACCGTGGGCTAGCATCATGGCCACCAACAGGACCGTCCCATCTTAGCATCCCGCATAACAGAAAAACTAAAGGGACTGAAGCGCCACCTATCCATGTAACAGAAGGTGCCCGCGTAACAGAGGGGAGAGCGTGCGCTCGTGTACACGCCGCCATCCCCCAACGCGCCCCATCCACTGCCCCACTCGCGTCCCCTCCATAGTATGAGAAGGAAGCAAGGTAGCGGAAGGCAAAAAAGGAGACACCAAAGCGAGACAGCAGAAGGCGAGAAGGGAGATGCAACACCGGATCCACT harbors:
- the LOC136540000 gene encoding late embryogenesis abundant protein 17-like, encoding MASRQNTREARAEADARRAVEELARARDEHLEKAELNARSAADEIARSRADRGGAGAGGGGILESVQEGARSFASAVGRTFGGAKDSAVDKTAQPTGEKHGEYKDYTAEKARETKDSVAQKTSETAEATKNKLGEYKDSAVEKARETKDAVAQKTSENAEATKNKLGEYKDAAAGKAREAVDTTAEKARQAKDATKQKAQETMGATAEKAREAKDVTRQKAGEYTEAGREAAQEARDRTRATAQTAADKARETASTHDTDKGQGQGLLGALGNVTGAIKEKLTLGQGQQQQQVDVRLGGEDERAAKECAAEKAASVYFEEKDRLMRQRAEERVDQCVEKCVEGCAGSSCVHRQGKM